Within the Pirellulales bacterium genome, the region CGTGACTCGCGGCATCGTGTATTGGCGCTTGATCGCAGGCGACAGGGCGGCGCCCTGCGACGCGGGTTCTTCGGTCATTTCATCGGCATCGCCGTCGTAAGGCGTTGGTTCGGGCGGCGGGGTGGGCAGGTCGCTCGGTCCGGCAGCCGTCGGCGCCTCGTAGCTCTGCAGATCGCCGCCGCAGCATGACGAGCAGGAAGAGCACGACGAGCAGCACGAGCGGCAACTCTGGCGGCAGCTCTGCCGGCAGGCCCAGGCCGCACACAGTTTGCACTTCAGCGACTTGATGCGAAACATCAGTCCCGGCCGGCAAGCCCGGCAGCAGGTGCCGCACGACTCACAACCCCCGCAATGACCGCCGCCGTAACCATAATCGTTCCAGGCGCCATAGTAGCCGCCATATCCGCTCGAAAGTGTCTGCCAGGGCGGCAGGTGGTTTGCCGGCAGCCGGGCCGACCTGGAGGTCACCGGCGGCAGAGGATGACTCGGGGCCGGCGGTTCCGGAATCTCGTCGGACTCCGTTTGGGCCAGAGCCAGGCTGGAGATCGCCAACAGCGACGACGCGATGATGCTAAGTGTGCCAAGCCGCATAGTTCGTTTGCTCCTTGCTAACCAAAATCTTCCGGGAAGGGCCCGTTTCAGGCCCGACAAGCGTTATACCTCGCACGCTTGTTAGCAACGATCGGCCTCTTCTTACCCGAAAAATCGGAGAAACTGGCACGGCCGCTAGTGGCGGCGCAGCCTGTGTAGATTGACAGGAGAGATGAGGGATCGGGGATCAGGGATGAGAGGTCAGGGATGCGGGTTATCTCTCATCCCTCATCCTTTCCGCCTGTCACGCTAACGCCTTCCAATTCTCCAGAGGTGCGCGTCGCTGCGGAACTAGAGCGCCCCGTCGGACGCGGCCGGCGATCCCAGAATCGGCTCGCCAAAATCGTACTGCGAAACGAGCTTGCCCGTCGCGCCCAGGCGCACCACCTGGGCGACGCCCTTGTCGCTCACGCAATAGAGATAGTCGCCGGCAAAAATGGCCCCGTGAGTCGCACGCGCCAAAGGATTTCGCCGCTGGCCGCGTCGGCGCACGAGAGGGCCGGGGCGCTGTTGATCGTATAAACGCGCTCGCCGCCGACGATCGGGCTCGCCGACGCCGGGCCAAGCTTGGTCTCTTGCCAGGCAAACTCCGCCATGTCGCCCGCAGGCTTGAGCGCCGTCAGGCCGCCGGCGGGCAGGTAAACCTGCTTGGAGTCAGGACCAAGGGTCCCTGGTTGCCCTGGCAAAGGGCCGGTGAAGTCCAGTTCATCGCCTGCTGGCGGTCGAGTCGCCAACGGCTCATGCCGGTCTCGATGTCGATGCCTGCGGCGAACGATTCGCCTTTGTTCTCGACTTGCACCACGACCGTGCCGTCGACAATGATCGGCGAGGAGGCCATCCCCACGTCGTTGGCGGCGGTGGGATAATCGTAGCCGAGTCCGCGGAGCCAGAGCAGGTTGCCATCGAGGTCGAGACAGACCAGATCGTTCGACGAATAGAAAGCGACGACCCGCCGGCCGTCGGAGTCCGGAGTGGGCGCGGCGACCGCCATGCTGGGATGGCAAAGCGTGCGGCCCGTGGCCCAAAACTGCCGCTCCCACGCGCTCCGGCCTGTTTCAGACTCGAAGGCCAACACGTGCAAGCGGTCTTGCTTGAAACCGCTCGACGCGGTGACGATCACCAACTTGCCGACGACGATGGGGCTCGACACGCCCCTGCCGGGCAAGTCGGTGCGCCAGGCGATCTTGCCGTCGCCGTCGCCGTCGTCGTCCCAGGCAGTTGGCAGCGATTCAGCGGTGGCCTCGCCCGTGGTCTCGTTGCCGCGGAATTGCCGCCAGTCGGCCGATGCACCAAGTCCGTGCGTTGCCGCGGCGACCGAGACGGTGAAAAACACGAGCAGGCGATGGTGGTACATGCAGAGGTCTAGTTGGAGTGTGGAGTTGTGATCGTTACAAGGCACCCTACGCCGCGGACGCCGTTTCGCCGGCGTCCGCGGCCGGCATGCCGTCGCCCTCGGCGGCTTGGTGGGCCGTTGCCGCGCCGACCCCGGCCAGCAACGCGCCCACCAACGACGTCGCCAATTGGCCTAAAATCGGCCGGATTAAGCTGAAGACCGGCGCCCACAGCCGGCTGATTGCGCGCCGCCGCGGTCCACCTCGCGCGGCGGGTGGTTCCTCGACCTCGACCGGTTCCGGTTCCTCCGCGGGTGAAAAGAGGACGGCGGCCAGCACAAACCCGCCCGCCACGGCGGCGCCGGCCACAAGCCACGGGTGCCGCTGGGCCCACACCTCCAGGCTGGCCGTCTCGCGCAGCGTCCCCTTAATGTCGTTCCAGGTCTCGTACAAGGCGGCCTGCGCATCGGCCGCTTGAGCATCGAGAAACTCCGCCTCGGTCATCGTCGATTCATCGGACGTGGTGTTGATCATAGAGTCGCTCGCTCGCGGGCACTGTGGCCGAACTGCCGCTGTTGTTCGCGCTGCCGATGTTCATACTTTTGCCGGGTCCGCTTTCGCGACGCAGCCACCCAACTGCCGTAAATGGCCGCCACGCCGATTGCCACCAGTGCCATGGCCGACGCACCGACAATCAGGCTGGCCAACCAGCTTCGTCCGCCCAAAGCCAACGTGAGCCCGCCCGCCGCCCCGTGCAGCAAGAGCACCACCGCGGTGACGACCCAGGCCGCGGCGGCCAACAGCACGACGATCCCCACCACCGCCAACACGGCCAAGCGACGAACGCCGAGCAACATGCGATCGGTGCGGGCGGCCCATTGCTGGCGAAAGTACGCCTGAAGCTCGTTAAGCTGCAAGCGAAGTCGCGCGACCGGATCGTCGTGCGACGACGCTTCGTCGGCGGGTGATTCTTCGTTGAACCGCGGTTGCGTCATGATCGAGATCGATCCAATCGAGAGGCCTTGCCTAGTGGCCGCGGCTACTTGCGACGCGTCCAAAGAAATCCCAGCGCGAACCCAACGCCGGCCGCGACCGCCACCGCGGTCACGGGCTGACTGCGGATCTGCTGTTCGACGGATTCCGCCAGCTCGGCCGCCTTGCCGCGGCCCAGATCGAGATAGTCGCCGGCACGGTCCCTGAGAGCGTTGAGCACTTGCTCCGCCGTCTGCCGCGATCGATAGCCGATGTCGTCGGCCTCGGTCGAACCGGCGGCTGCCCGAAACGTTTCCGAGGTTGCGCTGCCGTGGAAGCTGCCGTCGCTCATCGCCGTTTCTCCTGTCTGCCGATCTTTAAAGCTCTGCCCGTACGGGCATCTCGCCGTCCGCATTCGGCGTGCCATCCACTCAGATCCTGAGTTACTTGGCCAATCTCTGCCCCAGCCACCACCTTCTTGTGTTGCTAAGAACCAAAATGACTGATGCGCGCTCAGATCGCAAGAGATGCGCACGGCTTATCCGGGCCTAACATGCGATTTGAGGGTGTGGCACGTAAATTGCTGGCAGTTCGCGGATTTGGTCGGTAGCTCCATGAAGGCCATTGATTCTCTGCCGACACATGGGATGATTAAGGCAAGACAGTCGCGAAGTGCTGACCACCTAACGATAGGCAGAGGGAGTAATGAGAGTATGGCAACGATGACAACACGCGGCAAAGAGGCGAACCGTGCCGAGCTGCACCGCGGTCGTCTGCGAGTGGCGGTCGCCGACGACGAACCCGAGGTCCTCTCCACGCTGGCCCAAATGTTGGAAGCACTGGGGCACGACGTGGCTTTCGCCGCCTCCACCGGCCGCGAGTTGGTCGAGCATTGCCTGACGGGCGAGGTCGACCTGGTGATGACCGACATTCGCATGCCCGACATGGACGGCATCGAGGCGGCCGCGGTCATCTACGAGAAGGTCCATCGGCCGATCATTCTGTTGTCGGGGCACTGCGACAAGGAGCTCATCGAGCGGGCGGAAGAGAACCACGTGTTCGCCTACCTGATGAAGCCGGTGACGGCGATGCAACTCGAGCCCGCCATCGCCTTGGCCACCCGCCGCTTCGAAGAGTTGCAGGCGCTGCAAAAGGAAGCGGCCGACCTGCGGCAGGCGCTGGCCGACCGCAAGCTGATTGAACGGGCCAAGGGCCTATTGATGAAGCATCTCAACGTCGACGAGCAAGAGGCGTTTCGCCGGCTGCAAAAGTTGGCCAGCAGCAAGAACAAGAAGTTGATCGAGGTTGCCGAAATGGTATTGATGGCGGCCGAGGCGCTCAACGGTTGAAGGCATCGGCAGGTTTGACGCCGCAGTGGTAAGGTAAGGGGCCAGCGAGAGGCATCAGGCGTCAGGTTTGAGGCGTCAGGGCGACGTTCCCTACGTCTTCGTGACGCCTCACGCCTGATTCCTGACGCCTTAGAAACGGTGGGCCGGCGCTCGCAAGCTCGCTTGTCCCACCTTACGTGCCTGGGCGGAATAAGGTGTGGCTTTGACGCGCAGACTTCTGGAACATCTCAATCACGAGCTTCGCTCGCCGATGACGGTGGTGGTCGGCCTGACCGACCTGATGTCGCTGGCCCCGGCCAGCGCGGAGCAGGGGCAGTTCTTGCAATCGGTGAAGCTGGCGGCCGAATCGCTATTGCGCATCTTGGACGAGGCGGTCGATCTCTCGCGGCTCGAAGTCGGCGCCCTGGAGTTGAACGAAGGGGCGTTTTCGCTGGCCGACGTGGTGGCACAGGCCCACGAGGCGCTCTCTCAGACAAGCGCTCCGATCGAGCTTGCCGTTGCCATCGACGAGTCGGTGCCGCCGCGGCTCGTGGGAGACGCCGACCGCGTGCGGCAAGTGTTGGTCGCGCTCGCCCGATCGGCGGGCAAGTTCCGCACGGGACGGGCTTATCAGCTTCGCATTTCGGCCGGGCCGGCGCTCGAAGGCAAATTGATTTTGCACTTCGCCCTGGGCGATCCCGAGC harbors:
- a CDS encoding PQQ-binding-like beta-propeller repeat protein: MYHHRLLVFFTVSVAAATHGLGASADWRQFRGNETTGEATAESLPTAWDDDGDGDGKIAWRTDLPGRGVSSPIVVGKLVIVTASSGFKQDRLHVLAFESETGRSAWERQFWATGRTLCHPSMAVAAPTPDSDGRRVVAFYSSNDLVCLDLDGNLLWLRGLGYDYPTAANDVGMASSPIIVDGTVVVQVENKGESFAAGIDIETGMSRWRLDRQQAMNWTSPALCQGNQGPLVLTPSRFTCPPAA
- a CDS encoding response regulator translates to MATMTTRGKEANRAELHRGRLRVAVADDEPEVLSTLAQMLEALGHDVAFAASTGRELVEHCLTGEVDLVMTDIRMPDMDGIEAAAVIYEKVHRPIILLSGHCDKELIERAEENHVFAYLMKPVTAMQLEPAIALATRRFEELQALQKEAADLRQALADRKLIERAKGLLMKHLNVDEQEAFRRLQKLASSKNKKLIEVAEMVLMAAEALNG